A single Pantoea rwandensis DNA region contains:
- the nadE gene encoding ammonia-dependent NAD(+) synthetase yields the protein MSLQQEIIEALGVKPVIDPQQEVRVSVDFLKSYLKANPFLKTLVLGISGGQDSTLTGILSQTAIRELREETGDKDYTFIAVRLPYGVQADEQDCQDALAFIQPDRTLVVNIKEAILASERALKDAGIAVSDFVRGNEKARERMKAQYSIAGMTKGVVVGTDHAAEAVTGFFTKYGDGGSDINPIFRLHKGQGKQLLKTLGCPEHLYLKHPTADLEDDRPGLQDEVALGVTYQQIDAYLEGKTIDAAAAKTIEGWYLKTEHKRRPPITVFDDFWKK from the coding sequence ATGTCACTGCAGCAGGAAATCATTGAAGCGTTGGGTGTTAAACCCGTTATCGATCCGCAACAGGAAGTCCGCGTCAGCGTCGATTTTCTGAAATCCTACCTGAAAGCCAATCCATTCCTGAAAACGCTGGTGCTCGGCATTAGCGGCGGACAGGACTCCACGCTAACTGGCATCCTGTCTCAAACCGCCATTCGCGAGTTGCGAGAAGAGACCGGCGATAAGGACTACACCTTTATCGCGGTACGTCTGCCGTATGGCGTGCAGGCCGATGAGCAGGATTGTCAGGATGCGCTGGCGTTTATCCAGCCGGATCGCACGTTAGTGGTCAATATCAAAGAAGCGATTCTCGCCAGTGAGCGCGCGTTGAAAGATGCGGGCATCGCAGTCTCCGATTTCGTACGCGGCAACGAAAAAGCCCGCGAGCGTATGAAGGCGCAATACAGCATCGCCGGTATGACCAAAGGCGTGGTGGTAGGCACCGATCATGCAGCCGAGGCCGTGACCGGCTTCTTTACCAAATACGGTGACGGTGGCAGCGATATCAACCCGATTTTCCGCCTGCACAAAGGCCAGGGTAAACAGCTGTTAAAAACGCTGGGCTGCCCGGAACACTTGTATCTGAAACACCCGACGGCCGATCTGGAAGACGATCGTCCTGGCTTGCAGGATGAAGTGGCGCTTGGCGTGACCTATCAGCAGATTGACGCTTATCTGGAAGGCAAAACCATTGATGCCGCCGCTGCCAAGACCATTGAAGGCTGGTATCTGAAAACCGAACACAAACGTCGTCCGCCGATCACCGTGTTCGACGACTTCTGGAAAAAGTAA
- the kduI gene encoding 5-dehydro-4-deoxy-D-glucuronate isomerase, with translation MDVRQSIHTEHAKNLDTAGLRREFLIEKIFAADNYTLTYSHIDRIIIGGVMPIQQSVTIGEEVGKQLGVSYFLERRELGVINIGGPGLIDVDGKTWEVGHQEALYVGQGAKSVVFRSSNANLPAKFYYNSAPAHTRFPDKKITLQDAVKATLGDAATSNRRTINKFIVPDVLPTCQLTMGLTRLDDGNLWNTMPCHTHERRMEVYFYFDMADDSAVFHMMGQPQETRHLLVHNEQAVISPSWSIHAGVGTQRYTFIWGMVGENQVFDDMDHVSISALR, from the coding sequence ATGGACGTTCGTCAAAGCATTCATACTGAGCATGCAAAAAATCTGGACACCGCCGGATTACGTCGCGAATTTTTAATCGAGAAAATTTTTGCGGCCGACAATTACACCCTCACTTACAGCCACATTGATCGCATCATCATTGGGGGTGTTATGCCAATCCAGCAGTCGGTGACGATCGGCGAGGAAGTCGGCAAACAGCTGGGCGTCAGCTATTTTCTCGAACGCCGCGAACTGGGCGTGATCAACATTGGCGGACCGGGCTTGATTGACGTCGATGGCAAAACCTGGGAGGTCGGCCATCAGGAGGCGCTGTATGTTGGCCAGGGTGCCAAAAGCGTGGTTTTCCGCAGCAGCAACGCCAACCTTCCAGCGAAGTTTTACTACAACAGCGCACCCGCACATACCCGTTTTCCGGATAAAAAGATCACCCTGCAGGATGCAGTCAAAGCCACGTTAGGCGATGCTGCGACCTCAAACCGTCGCACCATTAATAAATTTATCGTGCCGGATGTGTTACCTACCTGCCAACTCACCATGGGACTCACGCGTCTTGATGACGGCAATCTGTGGAACACCATGCCGTGCCACACCCATGAACGTCGTATGGAAGTGTACTTTTACTTTGATATGGCAGATGATAGCGCCGTTTTCCACATGATGGGTCAGCCGCAGGAAACGCGACATTTACTGGTACACAACGAGCAGGCGGTGATTTCACCGAGCTGGTCAATCCATGCCGGTGTGGGCACACAGCGCTATACCTTTATCTGGGGCATGGTGGGCGAAAACCAGGTGTTCGATGACATGGATCACGTCAGCATCAGCGCGCTGCGCTAA
- a CDS encoding multidrug effflux MFS transporter, whose product MTPAHSNRLVYAITLGLLAALGPLCIDLYLPALPELARDLHTETATAQLSLTAGLLGLGAGQLLFGPMSDKFGRIRPLLLSLVLLFIASIGCALAKDIHSLLVARLFEGLAGAGGAVLSRAIARDMYSGHELTRFFALLMLVNGLAPIGAPVLGGVLMTVLNWRGIFVVLGCIAVLLIFLARWKLHETLPAERRSQGSIFSAWAALGQVITHRPFMGFCLTQGFMMSGMFAYIGASPFVLQQIYGLSPQAFSFCFAANGFGLIIASQTSARLCPLWGEYRVLKGGLTLAFVASSCLLLAGLTGAPLPVILLALFFTIASNGVIATTASSLAMQSQGHRAGSASAVIGVTMFTLGAISVPVTGLGGTSVSSMTGTIFGCFMLAILMFILLAQKPKSA is encoded by the coding sequence ATGACACCTGCACACTCTAATCGGCTGGTTTACGCCATTACGCTGGGCCTGCTCGCGGCACTTGGACCGCTCTGTATCGACCTGTACTTGCCTGCCTTACCTGAACTGGCGCGCGATCTGCATACCGAAACCGCCACCGCGCAGTTAAGTTTAACCGCAGGATTACTGGGCCTCGGCGCCGGACAATTGCTGTTTGGCCCGATGAGCGACAAGTTTGGCCGTATCCGCCCGTTGTTGCTGTCGCTGGTGCTGTTATTTATCGCGTCGATTGGCTGCGCGCTGGCAAAAGACATTCACTCTCTGTTGGTAGCACGTCTGTTTGAAGGTCTGGCGGGTGCAGGCGGCGCGGTGTTGTCACGCGCTATCGCACGCGATATGTACAGCGGCCATGAACTGACTCGCTTCTTTGCCCTGCTGATGCTGGTGAATGGCCTGGCGCCAATTGGTGCACCGGTGCTCGGCGGTGTGTTAATGACGGTGCTGAACTGGCGCGGCATTTTTGTGGTACTCGGTTGTATCGCTGTACTGCTGATCTTCCTCGCACGCTGGAAACTGCACGAAACGCTGCCCGCTGAACGTCGCAGCCAGGGCTCAATCTTTTCCGCCTGGGCAGCACTCGGCCAGGTGATCACTCATCGTCCCTTCATGGGCTTCTGTCTGACGCAGGGTTTTATGATGTCCGGCATGTTTGCCTATATCGGCGCTTCCCCATTTGTGTTACAGCAAATCTACGGCCTGTCACCCCAGGCGTTTAGCTTTTGTTTTGCTGCCAATGGATTCGGCCTGATTATTGCATCTCAAACCAGTGCACGTTTGTGCCCACTGTGGGGAGAATATCGCGTGCTAAAAGGCGGGCTGACGCTGGCATTCGTGGCGTCGAGCTGTCTGTTATTAGCGGGTCTGACCGGGGCACCGCTGCCGGTGATCCTGCTGGCACTGTTCTTCACCATTGCCAGTAACGGTGTCATTGCGACGACGGCTTCGTCTCTGGCGATGCAGAGTCAGGGGCATCGTGCAGGCAGTGCCTCAGCGGTGATTGGTGTCACCATGTTCACGTTAGGTGCCATTAGCGTGCCCGTAACCGGTTTGGGCGGCACCTCAGTATCGAGCATGACGGGCACTATCTTTGGCTGCTTTATGCTGGCAATTTTGATGTTCATACTGTTGGCACAAAAACCGAAAAGCGCCTGA
- the astE gene encoding succinylglutamate desuccinylase: MQDFLQQTLSGKPPQQRQGSNAHLQWQWHDEGILSLTPHAPTHQALVLSAGVHGNETAPVEILNMLLTPLLRGDQPLAVRLLVILGNPDALRSGKRYQQYDINRLFGGRWQKVSDLPEAQRTLRLEQALEQFWRECRDHEVRWHLDLHTAIRGSYHARFGVMPLNPQPWPHDFLHWLAAAELEALVFHRSPGGTFTHYSCEHHDAASCTLELGKALPFGENDLSQFSAVQQALAALLYGEPLPEVREQPRHYRVAQQITRHGDAFVLHMGPETLNFTAFPQGTLLAEEGETRYYVQQAREYVLFPNPNVAAGLRAGLMLVEENEQTQALTL; the protein is encoded by the coding sequence ATGCAGGATTTTCTACAACAAACCCTGTCAGGTAAGCCGCCCCAGCAGCGGCAGGGCAGCAATGCCCATTTACAGTGGCAGTGGCACGATGAGGGCATTCTATCCCTGACACCCCATGCACCGACGCATCAGGCGCTGGTGCTGTCAGCGGGCGTGCACGGCAACGAAACGGCCCCGGTTGAGATTCTTAACATGTTGTTGACGCCACTGCTGCGCGGAGATCAGCCGTTAGCGGTGCGGTTGCTGGTGATATTGGGTAATCCCGATGCGCTACGCAGCGGCAAGCGTTATCAACAATATGATATTAACCGCTTGTTCGGTGGGCGCTGGCAGAAGGTGTCCGATTTGCCTGAAGCTCAGCGCACGTTGCGACTGGAACAGGCGCTTGAACAGTTCTGGCGCGAGTGTCGCGATCATGAAGTGCGCTGGCATCTCGATCTGCATACCGCGATTCGTGGCTCGTACCATGCGCGCTTTGGCGTGATGCCCTTGAATCCTCAACCGTGGCCGCACGACTTTCTGCACTGGCTGGCGGCGGCAGAGCTGGAAGCGCTGGTGTTTCATCGTTCCCCTGGCGGCACCTTTACCCACTACAGCTGTGAACATCATGATGCGGCCAGCTGTACGCTGGAGCTGGGTAAAGCCCTGCCGTTTGGAGAAAATGATCTCAGCCAGTTCTCGGCGGTGCAGCAGGCGCTGGCGGCATTGTTGTATGGCGAGCCACTGCCAGAAGTGCGGGAACAGCCGCGGCATTATCGTGTGGCGCAGCAGATTACCCGTCACGGTGACGCGTTTGTGTTGCACATGGGGCCAGAAACGCTGAACTTTACGGCATTCCCGCAGGGCACGTTGCTGGCAGAAGAGGGGGAGACGCGCTACTACGTACAACAGGCGCGTGAATATGTGCTGTTTCCCAATCCAAATGTTGCTGCGGGACTACGTGCTGGCCTGATGCTGGTGGAAGAGAACGAGCAGACGCAGGCACTGACGTTATAA
- the kduD gene encoding 2-dehydro-3-deoxy-D-gluconate 5-dehydrogenase KduD, whose product MILNAFNLEGKIALVTGCNTGLGQGMALGLAQAGCDIIGVNRAGPADTQAKVEALGRRFWSIQADLTQPKGVPQIVEQAVAQAGRIDILVNNAGIIRREDALNFSEQDWDDVMNINSKSLFFLSQQVARQFIAQGNGGKIINIASMLSFQGGIRVPSYTASKSAVMGLTRLMANEWAKHGINVNAIAPGYMATNNTEQLRNDESRNEEILGRIPAGRWGVPDDMMGPIVFLASDAADYVHGYTLAVDGGWLAR is encoded by the coding sequence ATGATCCTTAACGCATTTAATCTTGAAGGCAAAATCGCGCTGGTCACCGGCTGTAATACCGGTTTAGGTCAGGGGATGGCCTTAGGGTTGGCGCAAGCCGGCTGTGACATCATCGGCGTTAACCGTGCCGGTCCTGCCGATACCCAGGCTAAAGTTGAAGCCCTGGGCCGCCGCTTTTGGTCGATTCAGGCCGATTTGACTCAGCCGAAAGGGGTGCCGCAGATTGTTGAGCAAGCCGTGGCTCAGGCAGGACGTATCGATATTCTGGTGAATAACGCGGGCATCATCCGCCGTGAAGATGCGCTCAACTTCAGCGAGCAGGACTGGGACGATGTGATGAACATCAACAGCAAAAGCCTGTTCTTCCTGTCTCAGCAGGTGGCGCGTCAGTTTATCGCTCAGGGCAACGGCGGCAAAATTATTAATATCGCCTCAATGCTCTCCTTTCAGGGCGGCATCCGCGTGCCCTCTTACACGGCGTCAAAAAGCGCGGTGATGGGTTTAACGCGGCTGATGGCCAATGAGTGGGCGAAACACGGCATTAACGTGAATGCCATCGCTCCTGGCTACATGGCGACCAATAACACCGAACAACTGCGTAATGATGAGTCGCGCAATGAAGAGATCCTTGGGCGCATCCCTGCCGGACGCTGGGGTGTTCCGGATGACATGATGGGTCCGATCGTGTTTCTGGCTTCTGACGCTGCAGATTATGTGCACGGCTACACGCTGGCCGTTGATGGTGGATGGTTAGCACGCTAA
- the astB gene encoding N-succinylarginine dihydrolase, with protein MKAFEANFDGLVGLTHHYAGLSFGNEASTRNQLQPSNPRLAAKQGLLKMKALADMGYVQGVIPPHERPNIPLLRQLGFAGTDEQVLEKAARQAPQLLSAASSASAMWVANAATVSPSADSADGRVHFTVANLNNKFHRAIEAPETADLLRAIFRDPQHFSVHDALPQVALFGDEGAANHNRFGTEYGDAGVQLFVYGRDGQQQGAAPARYPARQTREASAAVARLHQLDDDRTLFAQQNPLVIDQGVFHNDVIAVSNQQVLFCHEEAFVDQPALLQQLAARVPGFQPIVVPRDKVSVADAVNTYLFNSQLLQHPEGGMRLVLPEESRQHAGVWRYLSELVESGGPIRELTVFDLRESMCNGGGPACLRLRVVLNEAERQALNPAVLMNDRLFTTLNSWVDRHYRDRLTQADLADPQLLREGRTALDELTQLLDLGSVYAFQR; from the coding sequence ATGAAAGCGTTTGAAGCCAATTTTGACGGTCTGGTCGGCCTGACGCACCATTACGCCGGGCTCTCATTTGGTAATGAAGCCTCAACGCGTAATCAGCTGCAGCCTTCTAACCCACGTCTGGCGGCGAAACAGGGCCTGTTGAAAATGAAAGCGCTGGCGGACATGGGCTATGTGCAAGGGGTGATTCCGCCGCATGAGCGGCCGAATATCCCGCTGCTGCGCCAGTTGGGTTTTGCTGGCACTGACGAACAGGTGCTGGAGAAAGCCGCCCGGCAGGCACCGCAATTGTTGTCTGCGGCCAGTTCTGCCTCGGCAATGTGGGTGGCGAATGCTGCCACCGTTTCGCCTTCAGCCGACAGTGCCGATGGTCGCGTGCACTTTACCGTGGCTAACCTTAACAATAAATTCCACCGCGCCATCGAAGCGCCGGAAACGGCCGACTTGCTGCGCGCCATTTTCCGCGATCCGCAACATTTCAGCGTGCATGATGCTTTGCCGCAGGTGGCGCTGTTTGGCGATGAAGGTGCCGCCAACCATAACCGCTTTGGTACGGAGTACGGCGATGCGGGTGTTCAGCTGTTTGTTTATGGTCGTGATGGACAACAGCAGGGCGCTGCACCAGCACGTTATCCGGCACGTCAGACGCGGGAAGCCAGTGCCGCGGTGGCGCGCCTGCATCAGCTCGACGACGATCGCACGCTGTTTGCTCAGCAAAACCCGCTGGTGATCGATCAGGGCGTATTCCACAACGATGTCATCGCCGTCAGCAACCAGCAGGTGCTGTTCTGCCATGAGGAGGCGTTTGTCGATCAGCCGGCGTTATTACAACAGCTGGCTGCGCGCGTGCCCGGCTTCCAGCCGATTGTGGTGCCGCGTGATAAAGTGTCAGTGGCCGACGCGGTGAATACCTATCTGTTTAACAGCCAGCTGTTGCAGCATCCTGAAGGTGGGATGCGACTGGTACTGCCCGAAGAGTCACGCCAGCATGCGGGCGTGTGGCGCTATTTGAGTGAGCTGGTGGAGAGCGGCGGACCGATTCGTGAGCTCACGGTGTTCGATCTGCGTGAGAGTATGTGCAATGGCGGTGGGCCAGCCTGTCTGCGTTTGCGGGTGGTGCTCAATGAAGCAGAGCGTCAGGCCCTCAATCCAGCGGTACTAATGAACGATCGCCTATTCACCACTCTGAACAGTTGGGTCGATCGCCACTACCGTGATCGCCTGACCCAAGCCGATTTGGCCGATCCACAGTTACTGCGTGAAGGACGCACCGCGCTGGATGAGCTGACGCAGCTGCTAGACTTAGGCAGTGTCTACGCATTTCAGCGTTAA
- the spy gene encoding ATP-independent periplasmic protein-refolding chaperone Spy, with product MRKLTSLFLATAMALGAANIVHAAADNLTPPPAGSEKPMHKPPMRHHGMEMMFKGLNLTDAQKAQIKTIMRDSHKEMKRPSLEERRANHSIIASDTFDKAKAEAQAEKMTANAKDRAVSMMETQNKIYNVLTPEQKKQYNANFEKRLTEKGPHDGKMPPPPADGE from the coding sequence ATGCGTAAACTCACTTCCCTGTTCCTGGCTACTGCAATGGCTCTTGGTGCTGCCAACATCGTCCACGCTGCAGCGGACAATCTGACACCACCGCCAGCAGGTAGCGAAAAACCGATGCACAAGCCGCCAATGCGTCATCACGGTATGGAGATGATGTTCAAAGGCCTGAATCTGACGGATGCGCAGAAAGCGCAGATCAAAACCATCATGCGTGACAGCCATAAAGAGATGAAACGTCCATCTCTGGAAGAGCGTCGTGCTAACCACAGCATCATCGCTTCAGATACTTTCGATAAAGCGAAAGCCGAAGCGCAGGCTGAGAAAATGACCGCCAACGCGAAAGATCGTGCGGTGAGCATGATGGAAACGCAGAACAAGATTTACAACGTGCTGACACCTGAACAGAAAAAACAGTACAACGCCAACTTTGAGAAACGTCTGACAGAGAAAGGCCCGCATGACGGTAAAATGCCGCCACCGCCGGCTGATGGTGAATAA
- the osmE gene encoding osmotically-inducible lipoprotein OsmE: MNKVLGCIAAAMTLVALSGCTTYDKAESYVTKPVVKDVKKGMTRDQVRQIAGAPSTEITMVHARGTCQTYVLGERDGKAQTYFVSYNDVGRVMNYGFQSCKDYDTDPQAAQ, translated from the coding sequence ATGAATAAAGTGCTGGGATGTATCGCTGCCGCTATGACGCTGGTAGCCTTATCGGGTTGTACGACTTATGACAAAGCCGAAAGCTATGTGACTAAGCCGGTAGTTAAAGATGTGAAAAAAGGAATGACGCGCGATCAGGTACGCCAGATTGCGGGTGCGCCATCAACTGAAATTACCATGGTACATGCCCGTGGTACTTGCCAGACCTACGTGCTCGGCGAGCGTGATGGTAAAGCACAGACCTACTTTGTCAGTTACAACGATGTGGGCCGCGTGATGAACTACGGCTTCCAGAGCTGTAAAGACTACGATACCGATCCGCAAGCTGCACAGTAA
- a CDS encoding metal-dependent hydrolase, producing MTAEGHIIFAIASAIFAKRAELTPVMASADWWHLVPAALLTCLLPDIDHPKSVLGQRLKWISQPIARAFGHRGFTHSLLAVAVSLWLFQINVPADWFLPADVLQGMTLGYLSHIVADMLTPAGVPLLWPCRWRFRLPLLNSQKGNQLERALCLALVGYALWFPAGMPSFGANGWPEQLFNTLQNGVGRLVNGQNGQ from the coding sequence ATGACGGCCGAAGGCCATATCATTTTTGCCATTGCCAGCGCGATTTTTGCTAAGCGTGCGGAGCTGACGCCAGTCATGGCCAGCGCCGACTGGTGGCATCTCGTGCCTGCTGCACTTCTGACCTGTCTGCTACCTGATATTGACCATCCTAAATCCGTGTTAGGCCAGCGCCTTAAATGGATCTCGCAACCTATCGCTCGCGCCTTTGGTCATCGTGGATTTACCCACAGTTTGCTGGCGGTGGCGGTCAGCCTGTGGCTATTCCAGATTAACGTCCCGGCGGACTGGTTCCTGCCTGCCGATGTCTTACAGGGGATGACGCTGGGCTATCTCAGTCACATCGTCGCCGACATGTTGACCCCCGCAGGCGTCCCCTTGCTGTGGCCGTGCCGCTGGCGTTTCCGTTTGCCGCTGCTCAACAGCCAAAAAGGTAATCAGCTGGAGCGCGCACTTTGCCTCGCATTGGTCGGATATGCACTGTGGTTTCCCGCTGGCATGCCCTCTTTTGGTGCCAACGGTTGGCCCGAGCAACTGTTTAATACGCTGCAAAATGGTGTCGGTCGGCTGGTTAATGGTCAAAACGGTCAATAA
- a CDS encoding DUF6515 family protein: protein MKNVIASVLALTLLTPAISFAHPYGWSPGPGPHWGGGPHWGGGPRWGGPGPLRFLPEAATAVLIGGLTYYMLNGNYYQRQGDTYVVVQAPEAPPEGGMRVLDFNGKRYYVQEGHYYQREMGGNYVEVPRPYGL from the coding sequence ATGAAAAACGTTATCGCCTCGGTGCTGGCGTTAACCTTATTAACGCCAGCCATCAGTTTTGCCCACCCTTACGGCTGGAGCCCCGGCCCAGGTCCACATTGGGGTGGAGGTCCACATTGGGGAGGTGGCCCACGTTGGGGCGGCCCGGGTCCGTTGCGCTTCTTACCTGAAGCGGCTACTGCGGTACTGATTGGCGGTCTCACCTATTACATGCTGAATGGCAACTACTACCAGCGTCAGGGCGATACCTATGTCGTCGTTCAGGCGCCTGAAGCACCGCCAGAGGGCGGAATGCGCGTGCTGGATTTCAACGGAAAACGCTATTACGTGCAGGAAGGTCATTACTATCAGCGTGAGATGGGCGGCAATTATGTTGAAGTGCCCCGCCCGTACGGACTGTAA
- the cho gene encoding excinuclease Cho: MVRRVASHRLEFDAAAIYQYPEHLRQWLEGLPNQPGVYTFHGESDSLPLYIGKSVNLRSRVMSHFRTPDEANILRQARRVTWIPTAGDLGAQLLEAQMIKTQQPLFNKRLRKNRQLCSLQLGDGAPQVVYAKDLDFSCSPNLYGLFRSRFAAMEKLKAIADEQRLCHGLLGLERLSPGRGCFRAALKRCAGACCGTESVEAHQQRLHQALEQMRVVCWPWQGPVGMVEVGAEMTQIHVIDHWFWLGSVTTEAEARQLQRARQGFDHDGYKILCRPLLSGVFPLIEL; encoded by the coding sequence TTGGTCAGACGTGTAGCCAGCCACCGCCTCGAATTTGATGCGGCCGCGATTTATCAATATCCCGAACATTTACGACAATGGCTGGAAGGATTACCGAATCAGCCAGGCGTGTATACCTTTCACGGTGAGAGCGACAGCCTGCCACTGTATATCGGCAAAAGCGTCAACCTGCGCAGCCGGGTGATGTCGCATTTTCGCACGCCGGATGAAGCCAACATATTGCGTCAGGCGCGGCGTGTGACCTGGATCCCTACCGCGGGCGATCTTGGCGCGCAACTGCTGGAAGCGCAGATGATTAAAACGCAGCAGCCGCTGTTTAATAAGCGCCTGCGCAAAAATCGTCAGCTCTGTTCGTTGCAGCTTGGCGATGGCGCTCCGCAGGTGGTTTACGCCAAAGATCTCGACTTCTCCTGCTCCCCCAACCTCTACGGTTTGTTTCGCAGTCGTTTTGCGGCCATGGAAAAACTCAAGGCGATTGCCGATGAACAACGCCTGTGCCATGGATTACTGGGATTAGAGCGCTTATCACCGGGACGCGGCTGTTTTCGCGCCGCGCTAAAACGCTGCGCCGGGGCGTGCTGCGGTACCGAATCCGTTGAAGCCCATCAGCAACGTTTGCATCAGGCACTGGAACAGATGCGTGTGGTGTGCTGGCCGTGGCAAGGTCCGGTTGGCATGGTAGAAGTGGGAGCAGAGATGACACAGATTCACGTCATCGATCACTGGTTCTGGCTCGGTTCGGTCACCACCGAAGCGGAAGCCCGCCAGCTACAGCGCGCACGTCAGGGCTTTGATCATGACGGCTATAAAATTTTGTGTCGCCCGCTGTTGTCCGGGGTTTTCCCGCTGATCGAACTCTAA
- a CDS encoding L-cystine transporter produces MDFPLIINIIAFVALLILLNRIGNQSWSLSKRVLTGLVIGVLFGLALQTIYGENSPVVKDSISWFNIVGNGYVQLLQMIVMPLVFASILSAVARLHNASSLGKISVLTIGVLLFTTAISALVGVMVTGLFGLSAEGLVQGAQETARLSAIQSNYVGKVADLSTPQLLLSFIPKNPFADMAGANPTSIISVVIFAAFLGVAALQLLKDDKVKGERVLVAIDTLQSWVMKLVRLIMKLTPYGVLALMTKVVAGSNLQDIIKLGGFVVASYLGLAIMFGVHALLLSVNGINPMRFFRKVWPVITFAFTSRSSAASIPLNVETQTRRLGVPESIASFSASFGATIGQNGCAGLYPTMLAVMVAPTVGINPFDPMWIATLVGIVTLSSAGVAGVGGGATFAALIVLPAMGLPVTLVALLISIEPLIDMGRTALNVNGSMTAGSLTSRWLGLTDKKVLESDEHAELAHR; encoded by the coding sequence ATGGATTTTCCCCTCATTATTAATATCATCGCCTTTGTTGCGTTGCTGATTCTGTTGAATCGCATTGGCAACCAAAGCTGGAGCTTGTCGAAACGCGTGCTGACTGGCTTAGTGATTGGCGTGCTGTTCGGTCTGGCGCTGCAAACCATTTATGGCGAAAACAGCCCGGTGGTTAAGGATTCAATCAGCTGGTTCAACATTGTCGGCAACGGTTATGTCCAGTTGCTGCAGATGATTGTGATGCCGCTGGTGTTTGCGTCGATCCTGAGCGCTGTCGCGCGCCTGCATAATGCCTCTTCACTCGGCAAGATCAGCGTGCTGACCATTGGCGTATTGCTGTTCACCACCGCGATTTCCGCGCTGGTGGGTGTGATGGTCACCGGGCTGTTTGGCCTGAGCGCAGAAGGCCTGGTGCAGGGTGCTCAGGAAACCGCACGTTTGAGCGCGATCCAGAGCAACTATGTAGGCAAGGTCGCAGATCTCAGTACGCCGCAGCTGCTGCTCTCCTTTATCCCGAAAAATCCGTTTGCCGATATGGCGGGCGCTAACCCAACCTCGATCATCAGCGTGGTGATCTTCGCTGCCTTCCTCGGCGTGGCGGCATTGCAGCTGCTGAAGGATGACAAAGTCAAAGGCGAGCGCGTACTGGTGGCAATTGATACGCTGCAGTCCTGGGTGATGAAACTGGTGCGTTTGATCATGAAGCTGACGCCGTACGGTGTGCTGGCGCTGATGACCAAAGTGGTGGCGGGCTCTAACCTGCAGGATATCATCAAGCTGGGCGGTTTTGTGGTGGCCTCTTATCTCGGTCTGGCGATCATGTTTGGCGTGCACGCCCTGCTGCTGTCCGTGAACGGCATCAACCCGATGCGCTTCTTCCGCAAAGTATGGCCGGTGATCACCTTCGCTTTCACCAGCCGTTCCAGTGCGGCCAGCATTCCGCTGAACGTGGAAACGCAGACGCGCCGTCTTGGTGTGCCGGAATCGATTGCCAGCTTCTCGGCTTCCTTTGGTGCCACCATTGGTCAGAACGGTTGCGCCGGTTTGTACCCGACCATGCTGGCGGTGATGGTTGCACCAACGGTCGGCATTAACCCGTTTGATCCGATGTGGATTGCGACACTGGTCGGTATCGTTACGCTGAGCTCGGCCGGTGTTGCCGGTGTTGGCGGCGGTGCCACTTTCGCTGCGCTGATTGTGCTGCCAGCGATGGGCTTGCCAGTCACACTGGTTGCCCTGCTGATTTCCATCGAGCCGCTGATCGATATGGGCCGTACCGCATTGAACGTCAATGGTTCGATGACAGCAGGTTCACTCACCAGTCGCTGGCTCGGTTTGACCGATAAAAAAGTGCTGGAAAGCGACGAGCACGCTGAACTGGCGCATCGCTAA